The genomic region TTGCGATTTGCTCCTAGGGTTGATTTGAAAGTCAATAGGGCAAATATTTTATTAAAACAAAGCTTAAATTTGTTTAATTACAGAATACATTTTAAGTTTTTGGTGTAGTTTTGGCTAGATTCTAAGATTTTTCATAGAATCTAAGGGGCGCAAAAGCCCTCGTGCAAGAAAAAACCTCTTTTCAAAACTTTCTTAACACTAAACCCTAAGAGCAACCTAAAATGCTAGTTTTAGTCCAAAATTTAGCGCAGTGGTGTGTGGATAGTAGAGTTTTTTGCCTGCGTGCGTATTTAAGAGATTAAACAAAAAGGAAGTGTGCTCGCTTAATCCAAATTCAAGCAATAAATTCACCTCATTTACCCTATCAAAGCCCCCTTGTGTGAATCCATAGGGCGTGCTAAAGCGCGTGCTTCCATACACAAGGGCAAGGGAGATTCTATCAATGCTGAAGTTGATTTTTCCAAAGCCTAAACTCGCGTCGCTTCCAAGCAAAAATGCCCTGCCACCCCACATAAAAAATGGGCTGACATTATTTCCTACGGCATTAAGACTGCCAATGCCATTTGCCCCACTCATAAGAAAACCCCCGCTTAACTCCAAGCCATTGCGCATATTGCCTATAAAATCTTTCACGCCAATATAAGCACGCGTGTCAAACACAAAACCATTTGCGCCAAGTGCGCGATTGTAATATGGACTATTGCTACCTTCAAAGCTCGTGGTAAAATGCGCGTTCGCACCAATATAGGAATTTGAGACTTCATAGCGGAACGCCGCCTTTGCGCCAACTGCATTAAAAATGCTGGGCGCAAAGATTCCATATCCTTTAAGTGAAAGAATATCATTAAAGGTGTATTTAATGCTCGCGTTTAAAAGCCCAAAATCATTGTATGGATTAACATTGATAAGTCCGCTCATTTTATTGTATTGCACATATCCGCTAGATTTTGCCCAAAACACTTCAATAAGCGTGTTTGCAAGCGATTTATTTCTTAGCCATACGCCA from Helicobacter himalayensis harbors:
- a CDS encoding Opr family porin, with product MGKFYRILSVVFFASLSALQAYESIDEALENGISNGDIVIYGSSTNVRGTEILGSDLSNNGYGVGSIGLAYRSGFYKSWRFMISFRASADFYQADKNSIWRDDINSPGRTSSTLKGDSARDFYAPTMLGQSYLEYFDGDTSLRVGRIFAKSEWADRLIDGVWLRNKSLANTLIEVFWAKSSGYVQYNKMSGLINVNPYNDFGLLNASIKYTFNDILSLKGYGIFAPSIFNAVGAKAAFRYEVSNSYIGANAHFTTSFEGSNSPYYNRALGANGFVFDTRAYIGVKDFIGNMRNGLELSGGFLMSGANGIGSLNAVGNNVSPFFMWGGRAFLLGSDASLGFGKINFSIDRISLALVYGSTRFSTPYGFTQGGFDRVNEVNLLLEFGLSEHTSFLFNLLNTHAGKKLYYPHTTALNFGLKLAF